The following proteins come from a genomic window of Candidatus Methylomirabilota bacterium:
- a CDS encoding O-methyltransferase gives MAELEHFGQANDSSTTERPRRMLNITRDTGSFLAVLVIATLARRVLEIGTSNGYSTLWLASAARAIGGSVTTVELSEYKVGLASTNFTRAGLASFISLVHDDAGRVLERSGDGAFDLIFLDSERPEYPGWWPSLKRVLRPGGLLVVDNATSHPEQMALFIALVNADTDFTTSLVPVGNGEFLAVRAVK, from the coding sequence ATGGCTGAGCTCGAGCATTTCGGCCAGGCCAACGACAGCTCCACGACCGAGCGTCCGCGTCGGATGCTCAATATCACGCGAGACACGGGTTCCTTCCTGGCCGTGCTGGTCATCGCGACCCTGGCCCGGCGCGTGCTCGAGATCGGCACCTCCAATGGGTACTCGACCCTGTGGCTGGCCAGTGCCGCGCGAGCCATTGGGGGGTCTGTGACCACCGTAGAACTCTCCGAGTACAAGGTGGGGCTGGCCTCGACGAACTTCACTCGGGCCGGACTCGCTTCCTTCATCTCTCTGGTTCACGACGATGCTGGCCGTGTGCTGGAACGCTCGGGTGATGGGGCCTTCGACCTCATATTCCTCGATTCCGAACGGCCCGAGTATCCTGGGTGGTGGCCAAGCCTGAAGCGCGTGCTCCGCCCGGGTGGCTTGTTGGTCGTCGACAACGCCACCTCGCATCCGGAGCAGATGGCGCTCTTCATTGCCCTCGTCAACGCCGACACCGACTTCACGACAAGTCTCGTTCCGGTGGGGAACGGTGAGTTCCTCGCGGTACGGGCGGTCAAGTAA